A part of Salvelinus sp. IW2-2015 linkage group LG16, ASM291031v2, whole genome shotgun sequence genomic DNA contains:
- the dio1 gene encoding type I iodothyronine deiodinase, with product MILIWKLFIYLSMPCLFCFAFMQFVFLTLLNLISRSLTKKLILKMGEKVTMTQNPKFKYEDWGPTFMSWNFVKTILGHMWTNVGQEAFVGNNAPDSPVITLDGKITSIYNYLKDNRPLVLSFGSCTUPPFMYKLCEFKQLVKDFSDVADFLVVYIAEAHSTDGWVFANNFNITKHRNQEERLAAAQFLVKEDPLCPIVVDEMKDTTASKYGAIPERLYVLQAGKVVYKGKIGPRGYSPEEVRSFLEKMK from the exons ATGATATTAATATGGAAATTGTTCATTTATCTGTCAATGCCATGTTTATTTTGCTTTGCGTTCATGCAATTTGTCTTTCTCACGCTTCTGAATTTGATTTCACGAAGCTTGACCAAGAAACTTATCTTAAAAATGGGCGAAAAGGTAACWATGACCCAGAATCCGAAGTTCAAGTATGAAGATTGGGGACCGACTTTTATGTCATGGAATTTTGTCAAGACCATCCTAGGGCACATGTGGACTAATGTCGGCCAAGAAGCTTTTGTGGGCAACAATGCTCCTGACTCACCAGTGATTACATTGGACGGCAAGATTACCAGTATCTACAACTATTTGAAAG ACAACAGACCACTGGTGTTGAGTTTTGGAAGTTGTACCTGACCCCCGTTCATGTATAAACTTTGCGAGTTCAAGCAACTCGTCAAGGACTTCAGCGATGTGGCAGACTTCCTGGTGGTCTACATTGCCGAGGCGCATTCAACWG ATGGTTGGGTCTTTGCCAACAACTTTAACATTACTAAACACCGAAACCAGGAGGAGCGTCTGGCTGCAGCACAGTTCCTGGTCAAAGAGGACCCCCTGTGCCCCATCGTAGTGGATGAAATGAAAGACACCACAGCTAGTAAATATGGTGCTATTCCAGAGAGGCTGTATGTGCTGCAGGCAGGAAAGGTTGTTTATAAG